The Cellulosimicrobium cellulans genome contains the following window.
AGCCCCGAGGAGCCTCCCGTGACCCAGCCGGCCGCCCGTCCCGCCCCCGCGCCCGCCCCCTGGCCCGACCTCGACGTGCGGCGGTGGGAGCCGACCCGCCGGCCGCTCCACCTGTTCACGCAGGTGATCGGCAAGGTCGTGCTCGACCTGACGCCGTTCCTCAACCACTGGTGGAACGTCGCGTTCCACGTGACGTCGCGCGGGTTCGTCACGCCCGTGATGCAGGTCGGCGACCGCGCGCTCGACGTCGAGATCGACCTCGTGGCGGAGCGCGTCGTGTTCCGCACGTCCGACGGGAGCACCGAGACGATCGCGCTGGGGCCGATGTCCGTCGCCGACTTCTACGCGCGGACGCTCGCGTGCCTCGACCGGCTCGAGGTGCCCGTGCGCGTGTGGTCGACGCCGCGCGAGATCCCCGACCCCGTGCCGTTCGAGCAGGACACCGCGGTCGGGGAGTGGGACGGCGACCGCACGCGGACGTGGCTCGCGACCGTGCAGCGGGTCGTCGCGGTGATGGAGCGGTTCCGCTCCGGCTTCTACGGCAAGTCGAGCGGTCCGCGCTTCTACTGGGGCGCGTTCGACCTGGGGCTCACGCTCTTCAACGGGCGGCCCTTCCACCAGCCGGACGACGTCGAGCCCATCTACCGCTACGCGGAGAACGCCGAGAACCTGGCCGTCGGCTACTGGCCCGGCGACCCGACGACGCACGCCGACCAGGTCTACGCGTACGCCTACCCGCAGCCGCCCGGGGTGACGGACCTCGACCTCGCGCCCGGGTACTGGGACCCGGGCCTGCGCGAGGCCGTGCTCCCGTGCGGGGTGCTGCGCGACGCGGCGGACCCCGACGCCGTCCTGCTCGCGTTCTTCGAGCGCTCCTACCGTGAGCTGGCGACGGCCGCCGGGTGGGACCTCGCCGCGTTCACGGGGCCGGTCCCTCCCGGCTGAGGGCAGCACGGGACCGGTGGCACCGGGTCAGGAGGCCTTGCGGTGCTGGGTCGCGAGCGCGGCGCGCAGGCCCGCGACGTCGGACCCCGCCGCGGTGAGCGCGTCGACCAGCGCGCGGTGCGCCGTCGAGCCCTTCGCGCGCGCGACCGCGGCGAGCACGTGGCCCGAGTCGATGGTGCGGGAACCTGCGTGCACCGCCTCGCGCAGCGAGAGCTCGAGCGCCTTCTTCGCCTCGGGCGTGAACGGGATGTGCGACCGGCGGGTGCGTCGCCCGCGCGTGCGTTCGTCGTCGCCCGCGCGGTCCAGCGCCCCGGGCCCGAACGCCGCGTCCGTGCGGGCACGGATCTCGTCGAGGTCGATCCCGAGGGCGGCGAGCGCCGGGCCGTCGAGCGTGTCGTGGCGGCGCGCGGAGTCGACCTGGCGTTCGAGGCCGTCGGCGTCGACGCCGACCGCGGCGAGGGCGGCGGCGCCCGCGCCGCCGCCCTGGCGGGCGAGGGAGAGGAGCAGGTGCGCTGCGTCGATGGCGTCGTCGCCGCGGGTACGGGCGACCTCCTGGGCGCCGACCACCGTGTCGCGGGCGTCGGCGGCGAAGCGTTCGAACATGTCATGACCTCCTGGTGGTTCGGGACGCGCCGTACTTCTTGTGCACGGCCTGGCGGGTGACGCCGAGGCGGTCGGCGATCTCCTGCCACGACCAGCCGAGCGCTCGGGCGTGCTCGACCTGCAGCACCTCGAGGCGCTCGGCGAGCACGCGCAGCGACCGCACGGCGCGCAGCCCCGTGTCGGGATCGGTGCTGCTCGCGGCGTCCATGTCGACGGGTTCCATGGATGTCAATCTAGGTTGACATCCCACGATGTGTCAACAAGGGTTGACGCGCGGTGGTGCGTGGACGCGCCCCCAGGACGTCGGGGGCGGTCCACTAGGGTCGTGGCGCCGCGCCGGCGTCCAGGAGGCGCAGGGGCACCGACGACGGAAGAGGAACAGATGCACCAGCGGTCCATCGCGCCCGGGGGTCGTTCGCGCCGGGCGCTCCTGGCGGTCATGGCGGGCGTGACCACGGCGACGCTCGTCGCCGGGTGCGTGACGGTCAGCCCGGAGGCGCCCGTCGGGGAGCCGTCGGCGCCGGTCGACGCGGCGCCCGCCCGGTCCACGGACCCCTCGCCGGTCGTGGTCGAGGGCCACGTGCGCGGGGTCGACGTCGAGGCGAAGGTCGGGCCGGTCGTCGTGGACGGCGACCTCGCGGTGCTCCGGGTCGAGGTCGAGGCCACCGGAGGCGACGAGGCGGTCATGGCCGGGTTCGTGTTCGCCAACCGGGCGCTGACCCAGGAGGACTCGTTCGACGGCGTGCGGCTCGTCGACCTGGAGACCGGCGTCGTCCGCGAGGCGGCGCGGACCCCGGACGGGGTCGCGCTGGCGTCCCTGGGCGAGGAGTACATGCTCTCTCCTGGCCGCGAGCCCGTCGTCGGGCACGTCGCGTTCGACGCCCCGACGACGGCCACCACCTCGGTGCTCGTCCCGGCCGTGGGCCTGGTCGAGGGCGTGCCCGTGGTCGAGGCCGCCGACGCGGACGGCCTGACCGTCCCCGTGGAGGAGCTCGCGCCGGGCGGCCTCGCGGACGTCGTCGCGTCCTCCGCCTACCTCGAGACGTTCAGCACGACGGCCGGCGACGCCGTGCGCACGCGCGACGCGCACGACGTGGTGAGCGTCGTCGTCGACTCCGACGTCCTCTTCGACGTCGACTCGGACGTGATCGGCCCGGACGC
Protein-coding sequences here:
- a CDS encoding DUF5996 family protein; protein product: MTQPAARPAPAPAPWPDLDVRRWEPTRRPLHLFTQVIGKVVLDLTPFLNHWWNVAFHVTSRGFVTPVMQVGDRALDVEIDLVAERVVFRTSDGSTETIALGPMSVADFYARTLACLDRLEVPVRVWSTPREIPDPVPFEQDTAVGEWDGDRTRTWLATVQRVVAVMERFRSGFYGKSSGPRFYWGAFDLGLTLFNGRPFHQPDDVEPIYRYAENAENLAVGYWPGDPTTHADQVYAYAYPQPPGVTDLDLAPGYWDPGLREAVLPCGVLRDAADPDAVLLAFFERSYRELATAAGWDLAAFTGPVPPG
- a CDS encoding Clp protease N-terminal domain-containing protein, whose product is MFERFAADARDTVVGAQEVARTRGDDAIDAAHLLLSLARQGGGAGAAALAAVGVDADGLERQVDSARRHDTLDGPALAALGIDLDEIRARTDAAFGPGALDRAGDDERTRGRRTRRSHIPFTPEAKKALELSLREAVHAGSRTIDSGHVLAAVARAKGSTAHRALVDALTAAGSDVAGLRAALATQHRKAS
- a CDS encoding helix-turn-helix domain-containing protein; this translates as MEPVDMDAASSTDPDTGLRAVRSLRVLAERLEVLQVEHARALGWSWQEIADRLGVTRQAVHKKYGASRTTRRS